CGGTGGCTACAAGCAGTCGGGCATCGGGCGCGAGACTCACAAGATGATGCTGGATCACTACCAGCAGACCAAGAACGTCTTGATGAGCTACAACCCCAACAAGCTGGGCTTCTTCTAGGATAACTCCCGCTGTGGCAGGCCCATAACTGCCACGACAACTGGAAACCCGCCTCACACGAGGCGGGTTTTTTTCTTTACTTCGTTTGGAAGCGGATGCTTAGGTTTGGGCGTTTGACCGGCTGGCCAGCAGGCCGCCGACAAGCTCCTGAAGATCTTCAACATCAAGCGGCTTATAGCGCAGGAACACACCTTGCTGATGCGCTTCGCGCGATAGCTCGGGTGATCGGTTCGCAGTCAGCAACACGCACAAAAGCGGCCCATGTTTGCCACGCAGATTGCCGATCAAATCGAGCCCGTTTTTGTTGTCGTCCAAGTGATAATCCACAAGAAAGATGTCGGGCAGAAGATCAAGCTCTCTGATGTGTGCTTCCGCCTCTTCCAGCGAAGCGGCGATCAATGGCGCAGCCCCCCAGATCTCTAACACCCGCTCCATGGCGTCCTGAACTGTCGGGTCGTTTTCGATCACCATGATAAGGGCGTTCTTGAGCGACACAGGGATATCCCGGTTGGGCTGTACGGTCTCGACAGCCATTTCTTGCTGTTCTGCAAGCGGAAGCGATACGCGAATGGAGGTGCCCACCCCAACGGTCGAGATCAATTCCAGGTCATGCTCCAACATCAGGCAAGCGCGTTCTACAATTGCAAGCCCCAGCCCCATCGCAGACTCGGTTGCTTGGCTCGGCTCGGATCTGTGGAATTCCTTGAACACCAGCTTTTGTTCTTCAGGGGATATCCCAATTCCGGTGTCGATGACATATACATCGATGTGTTCTTCGCGGTGGCGCGCGCCAACCAAAACGCGGCCAGCCTTCGTATAGCGGATCGCGTTTGAAACGAGGTTCTGTAAAATGCGCCGAAGGTAAACCGGATCAGACTTCACACGGACCGAGGTCGGCACAACAGAAAGCTCAAGCCCCTTCGCGGCTGCTGCGCCAGAAAATTCTTCGAACAAACGGTCGAAAATCTGATCCAACGAAAACTCTGAGATATTCAGCGCCGCTTGCCCGGAATCGAGTTTCGAGATGTCTAGAAGTGCGCCCAGAATCGTTTCGACCGACCGAAAACTTTGTGAAATCCGTCCGACGATCGACCCTTGTTTCGGATCAAGCTCTGTGTGCTCCAGGGAAGAAATGAACAGCTTGGCAGCGTTGACCGGCTGCAGCAGATCATGGCTTGCCGCGGCGACAAATCGCGACTTGGATGCGTTGGCGCGTTCTGCGGAATCTCGTGCTGACCGAAGCTCGTCGGTTCTTTCGACAACGCGCTGCTCAAGGGTTTCATTGACCAGATGCAAGTCCTTGTACGTCTGGCGCAGTTTTGTGACGTCGTTGAAGGACACAAGGAATGAACCGTCTGCCATTTCTTGCCCGACAACATCATATTGGAAGCCATTCATCGCCTCCAACTCACACCGTAGGATCTCGCGGTTTTTACGGATCGACGCCCATTCAAAAACCACCTGTGGCTGGCATTCAGGAGTGAAGACGACGCCCGGCTCGAAAAGCCGTTCGAACCGAGCCAAACGCATTCCCGCACGTGCAAGGCGGCGGTTAATCTTAAGAATTTCGATTGCCGGATCGTTCCACTCGATCAGTTTTCGATCCGCGTCGAAAATAAGAACACCCTGTTCAATATGCTCAAGCGTCGCTTTGACGATCTTGGCCTGTCGATCCAGAATCTTGGCGCGTTCTTCGCGTTCTAGGCGCGTGTGATCGGTAATGTCGGTTTGCAGGACAATTGTGCCACCATCTGGTGTGTTCTGCTCACTGATCTGCAGCCAGAGGTCGTCTTTCAGCTCTAGTGTGAAGTTTACTGAATTGCTCCGGTGCACCGCGATGCGCTGGTTCACCCAGTCCTCTACCGACATTCCGCCGGGGCGTATGATATGTGCGCTGCCTGCCGTCAGGCGAAGGTAGCTTTCAAAGCTCATGCCGCGCTTGATCTCGCCGACGACATCAGAAAACATGGTCGAAAATCGCGAGTTCTTCATCACAAGCGTCTCGCTGGCGTCGAAAATCGCAAAGCCTTCCTGAATTGTTTCAACGGCGGACGACAGATCTTGTCGGGCTTTCTCGGCCTCGCGCTGAGCGGCGGCAAGCTGTGCGTTCGTGGCGTGAAGCACATCCAACGCTTCTTCCAGCTTGCTGGTCCGTTGTTGGACTTCGCCTTCCAACGCGATCGCTCGCTCGAAATGCATATACCCTTTCGCGCTGTCGACTGTCGCCCGTTCCACGCGCGACATCAGCTTGTCGACAATGACCTTGAGCTTCTCATTCTCACGCTCAAGGCTGTCGCCTGCCTTTAAAAGGCCGTCTGTTGAATGCGGGTCACTCATGGTCGGGCGGATAGATCGCTATTCCTGTCAGGGTCTGGTTTACATGCAACATGTTGTGCTGTTCGCCATAGGTTGAAAACCCTATAACACGGTGCTTTTTCAGTTGGGCGGACATGTTTATGACCTCTTGCTTCTGTTCGGCCTCAAGCCGTCTTAGAATGCAGTCGCAGGCAAAAATCAGGTCTGGCTCTCGGTCAGCCGAAAGATCTTCGAGTACTTCTTGCAGATGGTCAGTGATATTGCGGGCTTTCGCAACTGTCAGCACCATGCCTTCATCGATTGAAGCGAAAAACCTGAGATGCCCATTGTCTTCAACACGCTGGATTGCGCGCACATGGTGCTGGTCGCCGACAGAGACAACAATCGGGTGCGAAGCGAAAATGAACGGGGACAGTTGGTTGGGATCAATGCCGACAATACGCGCATATTCCGGGGCGGCCGGTTCTGCGTTGATTTCAGTCACAAGCCGTTTTTCCGGGATGGCCCCGGTGACAACCAAACGCTTTTCGGAAGACTCAAAGTGGTCTTCTCTGAACACTTTGAACTGACAATTGCTGCGCACGACCAACACGATTGCGGCGTTGCTACGAACCTGACCGTTGTAGAACACCGGTGCGCTTTCAAACCGCAGTCCATCTCCGGACGATCCGCCAAACAATTGGGTCGACCCAAGTGCTGTCGAGATGTTCAGGACAAAGGCGTCTTCGCGCCGCGACAGCCCATCGACAAGAAGAAAAGCGAACTCGTTCTTGAATTCTTGCCGTTGTGCTTGCGCATCGTGCCGAAGCGCCAAAACTTCGCGACCAATCGCGACTTCGTCTGGGCTATCAAGAGCTTCAAACATGCGCGCACTTGCGGCAAAATGGGATTGTGGGAACCCAAGTGCCACGATCTTCCGTTCGCTATAACCTTCGCTGCAAATCTCACCGGCAGTGCGGGCGCCAATGATATGAGGGGCATCTATTTCAGACTGCAACTTTGCGGTTAAAGCGTCCAAATCCACTTCGGGCGAGACCAGAACGATTACGCAGGCAAAGGGACCAATACCCAAAGCCTTTACCAGCTTGTCAGCTGGGTCCGCGTCGTCCAACAGATCAACAGATACGGTTGCGACAATGCGCTCGCGTTCTTCGCTCAATCAGTAACCCTCCCTGGAATTCTAGCTTTCGCCAGCATTCCCCGTCAGAGAAGCATAGCTGACTTTCTTCGCAAGCAACACAGCTTGTGTCCGGTTTTGCACTCCGAGCTTACGCATGATCGCAGTTAGGTGCGCCTTCACGGTCGTTTCGGCAATCGAAAGATCATAGGCGATCTGCTTGTTGAGCTTCCCTTCGCAGATCAGGTTTAGAATAACGGATTGCTGCGGGGTGAGGCTGGCAAGCTTTTCGACAACCTGCTGATTTTCTTGTGACAGGAAGTCGGACTGCGGCACCACGAAG
The Aliiroseovarius pelagivivens DNA segment above includes these coding regions:
- a CDS encoding PAS-domain containing protein, which gives rise to MSDPHSTDGLLKAGDSLERENEKLKVIVDKLMSRVERATVDSAKGYMHFERAIALEGEVQQRTSKLEEALDVLHATNAQLAAAQREAEKARQDLSSAVETIQEGFAIFDASETLVMKNSRFSTMFSDVVGEIKRGMSFESYLRLTAGSAHIIRPGGMSVEDWVNQRIAVHRSNSVNFTLELKDDLWLQISEQNTPDGGTIVLQTDITDHTRLEREERAKILDRQAKIVKATLEHIEQGVLIFDADRKLIEWNDPAIEILKINRRLARAGMRLARFERLFEPGVVFTPECQPQVVFEWASIRKNREILRCELEAMNGFQYDVVGQEMADGSFLVSFNDVTKLRQTYKDLHLVNETLEQRVVERTDELRSARDSAERANASKSRFVAAASHDLLQPVNAAKLFISSLEHTELDPKQGSIVGRISQSFRSVETILGALLDISKLDSGQAALNISEFSLDQIFDRLFEEFSGAAAAKGLELSVVPTSVRVKSDPVYLRRILQNLVSNAIRYTKAGRVLVGARHREEHIDVYVIDTGIGISPEEQKLVFKEFHRSEPSQATESAMGLGLAIVERACLMLEHDLELISTVGVGTSIRVSLPLAEQQEMAVETVQPNRDIPVSLKNALIMVIENDPTVQDAMERVLEIWGAAPLIAASLEEAEAHIRELDLLPDIFLVDYHLDDNKNGLDLIGNLRGKHGPLLCVLLTANRSPELSREAHQQGVFLRYKPLDVEDLQELVGGLLASRSNAQT
- a CDS encoding FIST N-terminal domain-containing protein, which produces MSEERERIVATVSVDLLDDADPADKLVKALGIGPFACVIVLVSPEVDLDALTAKLQSEIDAPHIIGARTAGEICSEGYSERKIVALGFPQSHFAASARMFEALDSPDEVAIGREVLALRHDAQAQRQEFKNEFAFLLVDGLSRREDAFVLNISTALGSTQLFGGSSGDGLRFESAPVFYNGQVRSNAAIVLVVRSNCQFKVFREDHFESSEKRLVVTGAIPEKRLVTEINAEPAAPEYARIVGIDPNQLSPFIFASHPIVVSVGDQHHVRAIQRVEDNGHLRFFASIDEGMVLTVAKARNITDHLQEVLEDLSADREPDLIFACDCILRRLEAEQKQEVINMSAQLKKHRVIGFSTYGEQHNMLHVNQTLTGIAIYPPDHE